Below is a genomic region from Thermoanaerobaculia bacterium.
TTTTGGGACTGTCCGACATCCACGCGATGAACGGCCTGAAGAACTTCTTCGGGATGTGCATCAACGCCGTCGCCGCCGCGTATTTCATCGCCCGCGGCGCCGTCGAGTGGCAGGCCGCGCTCGTGATGATCGCCGGCGCGATCGCGGGGGGATACGGCGGAGCGCGGTTTGCCCGCCGCATCGGGAAGGAGAAGTCGCGCGCCGCCGTCGCGGTCATCGGGTTCGGGATCGCGATCCTGCTCTTCGTTCGCGGGATCCGGTAGGGAGGGCCTCCGCGCCGGCGGATTCGCGCTTCCCGCGGCCGGACCCGGCCGCTTCCGGATCCGAGAAACGCACGATTTTCGCCGTTTGATCCGTCTGGATCAGGCTTTTCGGCTCCTCGCCCCGTAACCTCGCGATGGAGGCGCCCGCCGCGGAGCTTCGCGGTGTCGCCGAATCCTCCGAGGAGGAACCATGAACGAGTCCCGTCGCTTTCGCGTCCTGCTCCCGATGGCGCCCGAGGAGGGGTGCCGCGAGGCGCTCCCGCTCCTGAAGGCGATCTTTCCGCCGGCCGAGACCCACGTTCGCCGGCTGTACGTGTCGCGCCCGCTCCAGAGCGAGGCGTTCGTGCCGGAGATGTACGCCGATTTCGAGGAGATCGCCCGCATCGACCGCGAGGCGCGTCTGGCCGCCAACGACCTGGCTCGGCGAAACAGCGAGCCTCTGGAGCGCGCCGGCTTCGCCGTCGAGACCGACGTCGCCGAAGGGTTCCCGATCGCCGAGCTCGTCCGGGAGATGTCGGCGTGGAAGGCGGACCTCACCGTCGTCCGCGCGACCCGGTCCGACACGCGCGAGGGGCGGCTCGGGCAGCTGACGTCGGCGCTCCTCCGGCAGGCGACCACCCCGCTCCTCGTCCATCGCGCGGTCCCGGAGGACTGGCGCGTGCGGCGGGTGCTCATCGCGACCGATTTCTCCGACGCGTCGCGCGCGAGCGCCGACTGGGGGATGGCGATCGCCGCCGCGGCCGGCGCGGAGGCGCACCTCCTCTACGTGCTGGCGAGACACGGCACGCGGCATCTCGATTCCGGGATGCTGCTCAAAGCCGGCAGCGACGAGATCGCGCGCTGGCGGAGCCGGCTGACGCCGGGATTCGGGATCCCCGTGACGGACGCGCACGTCGTCTCGGCCGAGT
It encodes:
- a CDS encoding universal stress protein codes for the protein MNESRRFRVLLPMAPEEGCREALPLLKAIFPPAETHVRRLYVSRPLQSEAFVPEMYADFEEIARIDREARLAANDLARRNSEPLERAGFAVETDVAEGFPIAELVREMSAWKADLTVVRATRSDTREGRLGQLTSALLRQATTPLLVHRAVPEDWRVRRVLIATDFSDASRASADWGMAIAAAAGAEAHLLYVLARHGTRHLDSGMLLKAGSDEIARWRSRLTPGFGIPVTDAHVVSAEFPAEGILNFSRESDFDLIALAGTGRSVMSGLLLGSNARTVVRDADRPVLLVPAKNQVDPAAAMTKLRAVAAPPAVA